From a region of the Pongo pygmaeus isolate AG05252 chromosome 5, NHGRI_mPonPyg2-v2.0_pri, whole genome shotgun sequence genome:
- the DSE gene encoding dermatan-sulfate epimerase isoform X4 — translation MGISIPAQSSAHQLYGFAHRKPSPDESRYDASLKSVPPPDFGTPTLHYFEDWGVVTYGSALPAEINRSFLSFKSGKLGGRAIYDIVHRNKYKDWIKGWRNFNAGHEHPDQNSFTFAPNGVPFITEALYGPKYTFFNNVLMFSPAVSKSCFSPWEGQVTEDCSSKWSKYKHDLAASCQGRVVAAEEKNGVVFIRGEGVGAYNPQLNLKNVQRNLILLHPQLLLLVDQIHLGEESPLETAASFFHNVDVPFEETVVDGVHGAFIRQRDGLYKMYWMDDTGYSEKATFASVTYPRGYPYNGTNYVNVTMHLRSPITRAAYLFIGPSIDVQSFTVHGDSQQLDVFVATSKHAYATYLWTGEATGQSAFAQVIADRHKILFDRNSAIKSSIVPEVKDYAAIVEQNLQHFKPVFQLLEKQILSRVRNTASFRKTAERLLRFSDKRQTEEAIDRIFAISQQQQQQSKSKKNRRAGKRYKFVDAVPDIFAQIEVNEKKIRQKAQILAQKELPIDEDEEMKDLLDFADVTYEKHKNGGLIEGRFGQARMVTTIHSRAPSLSASYTRLFLILNIAIFFVMLAMQLTYFQKAQSLHGQRCLYAVLLIDSCILLWLYSSCSQSQC, via the coding sequence gtaTGATGCCAGCTTGAAATCGGTTCCTCCTCCAGACTTTGGCACCCCTACACTGCATTATTTTGAAGACTGGGGTGTCGTGACTTATGGAAGTGCACTACCTGCAGAAATCAATAgatctttcctttccttcaagTCTGGAAAACTGGGGGGACGTGCAATATATGATATTGTCCacagaaacaaatacaaagaTTGGATCAAAGGATGGAGAAATTTTAATGCAGGGCATGAACATCCTGATCAAAACTCATTTACTTTTGCTCCCAATGGTGTGCCTTTCATTACTGAGGCTCTGTATGGGCCAAAGTACACCTTCTTCAACAATGTTTTGATGTTTTCCCCAGCTGTGTCAAAGAGCTGCTTTTCTCCCTGGGAGGGTCAGGTCACAGAAGACTGCTCATCAAAATGGTCTAAGTACAAGCATGACCTGGCAGCTAGTTGTCAGGGGAGGGTGGTTGCAGCAGAGGAGAAAAATGGGGTGGTTTTTATCCGAGGAGAAGGTGTGGGAGCTTATAACCCCCAGCTCAACCTGAAGAATGTTCAGAGGAATCTCATCCTCCTACATCCACAGCTGCTTCTCCTTGTAGACCAAATACACCTGGGAGAGGAGAGTCCCCTGGAGACAGCAGCGAGCTTCTTCCACAATGTGGATGTTCCTTTTGAGGAGACTGTGGTAGACGGTGTCCATGGGGCTTTCATCAGGCAGAGAGATGGTCTCTATAAAATGTACTGGATGGACGATACTGGCTACAGTGAGAAAGCAACCTTTGCCTCAGTGACATATCCTCGGGGCTATCCCTACAACGGGACAAACTATGTGAATGTCACCATGCACCTCCGAAGTCCCATCACCAGGGCAGCTTACCTCTTCATAGGGCCATCTATAGATGTTCAGAGCTTCACCGTCCACGGAGACTCTCAGCAACTGGATGTGTTCGTAGCCACCAGCAAACATGCCTACGCCACGTACCTGTGGACAGGTGAGGCCACAGGACAGTCTGCCTTTGCACAGGTCATTGCTGATCGTCACAAAATTCTGTTTGACCGGAATTCAGCCATCAAGAGCAGCATTGTCCCTGAGGTGAAGGACTATGCTGCTATTGTGGAACAGAACTTGCAGCATTTTAAACCAGTGTTTCAGCTGCTGGAGAAGCAGATACTGTCCCGAGTCCGGAACACAGCTAGCTTTAGGAAGACTGCTGAGCGCCTGCTGAGATTTTCAGATAAGAGACAGACTGAGGAGGCCATTGACAGGATTTTTGCCATAtcacagcaacagcagcagcaaagcAAGTCAAAGAAAAACCGAAGGGCAGGCAAACGCTATAAATTTGTGGATGCTGTCCCTGATATTTTTGCACAGATTGAAGTCAATGAGAAAAAGATTAGACAGAAAGCTCAGATTTTGGCACAGAAAGAACTACCCatagatgaagatgaagaaatgaaagaccttttagattttgcagatgtaacaTACGAGAAACATAAAAATGGGGGCTTGATTGAAGGCCGGTTTGGACAGGCACGGATGGTGACAACTATTCACAGCAGGGCCCCATCACTGTCTGCTTCCTATACCAGGTTGTTCCTGATTCTGAACATTGCTATTTTCTTTGTCATGTTGGCAATGCAACTGACTTATTTCCAGAAGGCCCAGAGCCTACATGGCCAAAGATGTCTTTATGCAGTTCTTCTAATAGATAGCTGTATTTTATTATGGTTGTACTCTTCTTGTTCCCAATCACAGTGTTAG
- the CALHM6 gene encoding calcium homeostasis modulator protein 6 yields MEKFRAVLDLHLKHHSALGYGLVTLLTAGGERIFSAVVFQCPCSAAWNLPYGLVFLLVPALALFLLCYVLSARTWRLLTGCCSSARASCGSALRASCVCMQLSAAATLAPLTWVAVALLGGAFYECAASGSAAFAQRLCLGRDRNCAAELPLVPCHEAKASDVQDLLKDLKAQSQVLGWILIAVVIIILLIFTSVIRCLSPVSFLQLKFWKIYLEQEQQILKSKATEHATELAKENIKCFFEGSHPKEYNTPSIEEWQQISSLYTFNPKGQYYSMLHKYVNRKEKTHSIRSTEGDTVIPVLGFVDSSGINSTPGL; encoded by the exons ATGGAGAAGTTTCGGGCGGTGCTGGACCTGCACCTCAAGCACCACAGTGCCTTGGGCTACGGCCTGGTGACCCTGCTGACGGCGGGCGGGGAGCGCATCTTCTCCGCCGTGGTGTTCCAGTGCCCGTGCAGCGCCGCCTGGAACCTGCCCTACGGCCTGGTCTTCTTGTTGGTGCCGGCGCTCGCGCTCTTCCTACTGTGCTACGTGCTGAGCGCACGCACGTGGCGTCTGCTCACCGGCTGCTGCTCCAGCGCTCGCGCGAGTTGCGGATCGGCGCTGCGCGCctcctgtgtgtgcatgcagctCAGCGCGGCCGCCACGCTCGCGCCCCTCACCTGGGTGGCCGTGGCGCTGCTCGGGGGCGCCTTTTACGAGTGCGCGGCCAGCGGCAGCGCGGCCTTCGCGCAGCGCCTGTGCCTCGGCCGCGACCGCAACTGCGCCGCGGAGCTGCCGCTGGTGCCGTGCCACGAGGCCAAGGCGTCGGACGTGCAGGACCTCCTGAAGGATCTGAAGGCTCAGTCGCAG GTGTTGGGCTGGATCTTGATAGCAGTTGTTATCATCATTCTTCTGATTTTTACGTCTGTCATCCGATGCCTATCTCCAGTTAGTTTTCTGCAGCTGAAATTCTGGAAAATCTATTTGGAACAGGAGCAGCAGATCCTTAAAAGTAAAGCCACAGAGCATGCAACTGAATTGGCGAAAGAgaatattaaatgtttctttgagGGCTCGCATCCAAAAGAATATAACACTCCAAGCATTGAAGAGTGGCAGCAAATTTCATCACTGTATACTTTCAATCCGAAGGGCCAGTACTACAGCATGTTGCACAAATATGTCAACAGAAAAGAGAAGACTCACAGTATCAGGTCTACTGAAGGAGATACGGTGATACCTGTTCTTGGCTTTGTAGATTCATCTGGTATAAACAGCACTCCTGGGTTATGA